In Rhododendron vialii isolate Sample 1 chromosome 9a, ASM3025357v1, the following are encoded in one genomic region:
- the LOC131299508 gene encoding uncharacterized protein LOC131299508: protein MDQNLLLGSVWKNLCPPKVEILAWMVIQEMVATRSVLVSKNIVLNDQSCPLCSLHQETPNHLFLHCKFSWSVWSQILDWWHFFWVCPSSIAGMASWWFDTSFRNLEKHIWEACFYATIWSIWIMRNKLVFQNVTISLEEVVDLIKYRVAMWMKVFCEIKVYSIEEFKGFLDGIRLLKL from the coding sequence ATGGATCAGAACTTACTCTTGGGTTCGGTTTGGAAAAATTTATGCCCTCCGAAGGTGGAAATATTGGCTTGGATGGTTATTCAGGAAATGGTGGCAACGAGGTCGGTTCTAGTCAGTAAGAATATTGTGCTGAATGATCAGTCATGCCCGTTGTGCTCACTGCATCAGGAAACGCCTAATCACTTATTCCTCCATTGTAAGTTTTCCTGGTCCGTTTGGTCTCAAATTCTGGATTGGtggcattttttttgggtttgccCTTCCTCGATAGCTGGTATGGCGAGTTGGTGGTTTGATACCAGTTTCCGCAACCTAGAAAAACACATTTGGGAAGCTTGCTTCTATGCGACAATCTGGTCAATTTGGATTATGCGGAACAAGCTTGTTTTTCAGAATGTGACGATCAGCTTAGAGGAGGTAGTGGATTTAATCAAGTACAGAGTGGCAATGTGGATGAAAGTTTTTTGTGAGATTAAGGTGTATTCGATCGAGGAGTTCAAAGGATTCTTAGATGGTATTCGTTTGTTGAAACTGTAA
- the LOC131301983 gene encoding serpin-Z10-like produces the protein MAMKRKHISSVIKETLPLDKSRSRMELCMRMAKQLLLKEVEKKGDYENLVLSPLSIDVVLNMVAAGSRGRTLEKMLGLLGSNNTEEIRSQSMEMMAMAMDEDEPVLCLVNGAWFDQRFTPTLSYKDNVLKGIYGCEAKTADFMTRGDEVVDEINSWAEAASRGLIKDILQRGSLSRDMGLILANGLYFKGNWKHDLKFDANLTKNRPFYLLNGDTVSVPFMTSHKRYRRCRSFDGFQVLHIPYQSKSKQFSMYFFLPDERDGLQNLLEKVISDSGYSHEYRCLSEKKLDKFWIPKFKFSFDFDVSSTMEEMGMPFPFMENPEDFAEMVEIPNGLNVPRMFQKAFIEVDEKGTVAAAITLCSAPGYCPGPPPKNTSFVADHPFMFMIMEAASRLVIFTGAILDPSKAK, from the exons ATGGCGATGAAGAGAAAGCATATTTCGTCAGTCATAAAGG AAACCTTGCCGTTAGACAAAAGTAGATCAAGAATGGAGCTCTGCATGCGGATGGCGAAACAACTGCTGCTCAAGGAGGTTGAAAAAAAGGGCGATTACGAGAACCTTGTGTTGTCGCCATTGTCGATCGATGTTGTTCTTAATATGGTGGCTGCGGGATCAAGGGGTCGCACTTTAGAGAAGATGCTAGGCTTGCTTGGTTCCAATAACACTGAGGAAATCAGATCGCAATCTATGGAGATGATGGCGATGGCAATGGACGAGGATGAACCGGTTTTGTGTTTGGTCAATGGAGCTTGGTTCGACCAACGTTTCACTCCGACGCTTTCTTATAAGGACAATGTACTCAAGGGTATCTACGGTTGTGAGGCCAAGACGGCGGATTTCATGACTCGG GGTGATGAAGTGGTAGATGAAATAAACTCATGGGCTGAAGCTGCATCGAGAGGGCTTATAAAAGATATTCTCCAACGGGGCTCCCTATCTCGAGACATGGGGCTCATCCTTGCAAATGGTCTATACTTCAAAGGAAATTGGAAGCATGATTTAAAATTTGATGCTAACCTCACTAAAAATAGACCTTTCTATCTTCTCAATGGAGACACTGTTTCAGTTCCTTTCATGACAAGCCATAAGAGATATCGTCGCTGTAGATCTTTTGATGGTTTCCAAGTCCTCCATATCCCATACCAAAGCAAGAGCAAGCAATTCTCCATGTACTTCTTTCTCCCAGACGAGCGAGACGGATTGCAGAATCTTTTAGAAAAGGTCATTTCTGATTCCGGGTATTCGCATGAGTACCGATGTCTTAGCGAAAAAAAGCTTGACAAATTTTGGATCCCAAAATTTAAATTCTCATTTGATTTTGATGTTTCATCGACCATGGAGGAGATGGGAATGCCATTTCCTTTCATGGAAAATCCAGAAGACTTTGCTGAGATGGTGGAAATTCCCAACGGGCTCAATGTACCAAGGATGTTTCAAAAGGCTTTTATTGAGGTAGACGAGAAAGGCACAGTGGCTGCAGCAATTACTTTGTGTTCTGCTCCAGGATATTGCCCGGGCCCCCCACCAAAAAACACAAGTTTTGTTGCCGATCATCCTTTCATGTTCATGATTATGGAGGCGGCATCAAGGTTGGTTATTTTCACAGGAGCTATACTCGATCCAAGCAAagccaaatga
- the LOC131301985 gene encoding serpin-Z10-like: MELCMRMAKQLLLKEVEKKGDYENLVLSPLSIDVVLNMVAVGSRGRTLEKMLGLLGSNNIDEIISQSVEMMAMAMGEDEPVMCLVNGAWFDQRFTPTLSYKDDVLKGIYGCEAKTVNFMTRGDEVVDEINSWAEAVSRGLIRNLLPQGSLSRETALVLANGLYFKGSWKYDYRFDANLTESRSFYLLNGDTVSVPFMTSRMRSRRCRSFDGFQVLQIPYQSKSNQFLMYFFLPDKQDGLQNLLEKLISDSGYSNEYRCLSVKKLDEFWIPKFKFSFDFDVSSTMEEMGMPFPFLENPEDFAKMVEIPNGLNVPRMFQKAFIEVDEKGTVAAAITLGRPVPGYCPPPPPKHTSFVADHPFMFMIMEESSRLVIFTGAILDPSKVK, from the exons ATGGAGCTCTGCATGCGGATGGCGAAACAACTGCTGCTCAAGGAGGTTGAAAAAAAGGGTGATTACGAGAACCTTGTGTTGTCGCCATTGTCGATCGATGTTGTTCTTAATATGGTGGCTGTGGGATCAAGGGGTCGCACTTTAGAGAAGATGCTAGGCTTGCTTGGTTCCAATAACATCGATGAAATCATATCACAATCTGTGGAGATGATGGCAATGGCAATGGGTGAGGATGAACCGGTTATGTGTTTGGTCAATGGAGCTTGGTTCGACCAACGTTTCACTCCAACGCTTTCTTATAAGGACGACGTACTTAAGGGTATCTACGGTTGTGAGGCCAAGACGGTGAATTTCATGACTCGG GGTGATGAAGTGGTAGATGAAATAAATTCATGGGCTGAAGCTGTATCAAGAGGGCTTATAAGAAACTTACTCCCACAGGGCTCCCTATCCCGAGAGACTGCGCTCGTCCTTGCAAATGGTCTGTACTTCAAAGGAAGTTGGAAATATGATTATAGATTTGATGCTAACCTCACTGAAAGCAGATCTTTCTATCTTCTCAATGGAGACACTGTTTCAGTTCCTTTCATGACAAGCCGTATGAGATCTCGTCGCTGTAGATCTTTTGATGGTTTCCAAGTCCTCCAAATACCATACCAAAGCAAGAGCAACCAATTCCTCATGTACTTCTTTCTCCCAGACAAGCAAGATGGATTGCAAAATCTATTAGAAAAGCTCATTTCTGATTCTGGGTATTCGAATGAGTACCGTTGTCTTAGCGTAAAAAAGCTTGATGAATTTTGGATCCCAAAATTTAAATTCTCATTTGATTTTGATGTTTCATCGACCATGGAGGAGATGGGAATGCCATTTCCTTTCCTGGAAAATCCAGAAGACTTTGCCAAGATGGTGGAAATTCCCAACGGGCTCAATGTACCAAGGATGTTTCAAAAGGCTTTTATTGAGGTAGACGAGAAAGGCACGGTAGCTGCAGCAATTACTCTGGGTCGACCTGTACCAGGATATTGCCCGCCCCCTCCTCCAAAACACACAAGTTTCGTTGCCGATCATCCTTTCATGTTCATGATTATGGAGGAGAGTTCAAGGTTGGTTATTTTCACAGGAGCTATACTCGATCCAAGCAAAGTCAAAtga
- the LOC131301988 gene encoding serpin-ZX-like — MVAAGSRGRTLEKMLGLLGSENIDEIKSLSLEMMALATGADCEDEDEQVLCLVNGFVEMMALPKGEDEPVLCLVNGAWFDQRFAPKPSYTEDVLKGIYGCEVKTVDFVTRGDEVVDEINLWAEAASRGLIKDILQRGSLS; from the exons ATGGTGGCTGCTGGATCAAGAGGTCGTACTTTAGAGAAGATGCTAGGCTTGCTTGGTTCAGAAAACATTGACGAAATCAAATCGCTATCTTTGGAGATGATGGCACTTGCAACAGGTGCTGATTGCGAGGATGAAGATGAACAGGTTTTGTGTTTGGTCAATGGATTTGTCGAGATGATGGCACTTCCAAAGGGTGAGGATGAACCGGTTTTGTGTTTGGTCAATGGAGCTTGGTTTGACCAACGTTTTGCTCCAAAGCCTTCTTATACAGAGGATGTACTCAAGGGTATCTACGGCTGTGAGGTCAAGACAGTTGATTTTGTGACCCGG GGTGATGAAGTGGTAGATGAAATAAACTTATGGGCTGAAGCTGCATCGAGAGGGCTTATAAAAGATATTCTCCAACGGGGCTCCCTATCTTGA